In one window of Clarias gariepinus isolate MV-2021 ecotype Netherlands chromosome 10, CGAR_prim_01v2, whole genome shotgun sequence DNA:
- the shisa3 gene encoding protein shisa-3 homolog yields MARRLSSLLLGCLTWQLCALGARGEYCHGWLDNSGNYHEGFQCPEHVDTADAAVCCGSCALRYCCAATDARLDQGGCTNHRDSEHTEYTPQPIYMPFLMVGSIFVAFVVIGSLVAVYCCTCLRPKQPTPQPIRFSLRSCQGETIPMILTAGTVPTNLRAPSRQSSTATTSSSSAGGGSSLRRFSLGRSDALGLQQSSQQLLLASASSVSTPVSLAPPQSLLPPPPPPPYSSPQCLQGSVSYVHTHQHGHHQSLHTAQSSNLLLSQQYFFPLQPEPFGGSKGFADFSQS; encoded by the exons ATGGCGCGCAGGCTGAGCTCGCTCTTACTGGGGTGTCTGACATGGCAGTTGTGCGCGCTCGGTGCACGCGGAGAGTACTGTCACGGCTGGCTGGACAACAGCGGGAACTACCACGAAGGCTTCCAGTGTCCGGAGCACGTGGACACGGCGGACGCGGCGGTGTGTTGCGGGAGCTGCGCGCTGCGGTACTGCTGTGCGGCCACGGACGCGCGCCTGGACCAGGGCGGCTGCACCAACCACAGGGACAGCGAGCACACGGAATACACACCAC AACCTATCTACATGCCGTTCCTGATGGTCGGCTCCATTTTCGTGGCGTTCGTCGTGATTGGCTCGTTGGTGGCCGTGTACTGTTGTACGTGTTTACGGCCCAAGCAGCCGACACCGCAGCCGATCCGCTTTTCCCTGCGGAGCTGCCAGGGCGAGACCATCCCCATGATCCTGACTGCAGGGACGGTGCCGACTAACCTGCGCGCACCTTCACGCCAGTCCAGCACGGCTACCACCAGCTCCAGCAGTGCCGGCGGGGGCAGCTCTCTGCGCCGCTTCTCTCTGGGCAGATCTGATGCTCTGGGACTCCAGCAGTCTTCACAGCAGCTCCTGTTGGCCTCAGCCTCGTCGGTTTCCACGCCGGTGTCCCTGGCACCGCCTCAGTCCTTACTgcctcctccacctccacctccatACTCGTCTCCGCAGTGCCTGCAGGGCAGCGTCTcctacgtgcacacacaccagCACGGCCACCATCAGAGCCTCCACACGGCTCAGAGCTCCAACCTCCTCCTGTCCCAGCAGTACTTCTTCCCCCTGCAGCCAGAGCCGTTCGGTGGGAGTAAAGGCTTTGCGGATTTCAGCCAGAGCTGA